A stretch of Paenibacillus mucilaginosus 3016 DNA encodes these proteins:
- a CDS encoding L,D-transpeptidase, producing MAYRIIVDLSDRKLHLLEGNIVRNTYPIAVGAMLTQSPQGEYKIINKAPNPGGPYGTYWMGLSKPHYGIHGTNNPSSIGKAVSHGCIRMFNWDVNALAAKVSIGTRVTIRQ from the coding sequence ATGGCTTACCGGATTATCGTGGACCTGTCGGACCGCAAGCTGCATCTGCTCGAGGGCAACATTGTCCGCAATACGTATCCCATCGCGGTCGGCGCCATGCTGACGCAGTCCCCTCAGGGGGAATACAAGATCATCAACAAGGCCCCGAATCCCGGCGGTCCTTACGGGACCTACTGGATGGGCCTCTCCAAGCCCCATTACGGCATCCACGGTACGAATAACCCGTCCTCTATCGGCAAGGCGGTCTCCCATGGATGCATCCGGATGTTCAACTGGGACGTGAACGCCTTGGCCGCGAAGGTGTCCATCGGCACGCGCGTCACCATCCGGCAATAA
- a CDS encoding hydroxysqualene dehydroxylase translates to MTSNQDVIVVGSGLAGLACAFELADQGRRVLVLEAGAVAGGRTSNWKQGSEPQSHHFPPRPSPSGMLVESGFHKFLGFYEDLPKLLRRAGIDLDEMLTWEKTMEIRIPDGKTAGEFGIAPVKAPLKTIGGLLGNNDILSYAEKLSLLPFLAAGFKDHAANPEELDRCSVKEYAERHGVHPDALSHLLEPLTGGILFLPPERFSALVFFSLFAPAAAKVLKMQIGGFNGGMRDVMVEPLIEAIRDRGGEVRLNSPVRGLLRDGEAVRGVRLDSGDLRAGHVVVAADLGSAQRLLRPEFGTAPQWQPFFALQTMPHITLQLELTEPLLPEDRTEFGPGTIWGSFTEQSRTTFRHVPGRVSAILTPSDELMALTDEEIFERACLDAVRLGLELRPKVTEYRVIRSRDLFYSVQPGNDRHRPEQRTGVPGLTLAGDYIRQSMYTTMEGAVRSGLLAAEAVIEALQTQA, encoded by the coding sequence GTGACGAGTAATCAGGATGTCATTGTTGTGGGGTCCGGCCTTGCCGGTCTTGCCTGCGCATTCGAGCTGGCGGATCAGGGCCGGCGGGTGCTCGTGCTCGAGGCGGGAGCCGTCGCCGGAGGAAGAACCTCCAACTGGAAACAGGGCAGCGAGCCGCAGAGCCATCACTTCCCGCCCCGGCCATCCCCGAGCGGCATGCTGGTGGAGTCCGGGTTCCACAAGTTCCTCGGCTTCTATGAGGATCTGCCGAAGCTTCTGAGGCGCGCCGGGATCGATCTGGACGAGATGCTGACGTGGGAGAAAACCATGGAAATCCGGATTCCTGATGGGAAAACCGCCGGAGAATTCGGCATCGCTCCGGTCAAAGCGCCGCTGAAGACGATCGGCGGGCTGCTCGGCAATAACGACATTCTCTCCTATGCCGAGAAGCTCTCGCTGCTGCCGTTTCTCGCTGCGGGCTTCAAGGATCACGCTGCTAATCCGGAGGAGCTCGATCGCTGCAGCGTCAAGGAATATGCCGAGCGCCACGGGGTCCATCCGGATGCGCTCAGCCATCTGCTCGAGCCTCTGACGGGAGGCATCCTGTTCCTGCCGCCCGAGCGCTTCTCGGCTCTGGTCTTCTTCAGTCTGTTCGCCCCCGCCGCCGCGAAGGTCCTCAAGATGCAGATCGGCGGCTTCAACGGCGGGATGCGGGATGTGATGGTCGAGCCGCTGATCGAGGCGATCCGTGACCGCGGCGGCGAGGTTCGCCTGAACTCTCCTGTACGCGGGCTGCTCCGGGACGGCGAGGCCGTGCGCGGGGTACGCCTGGACAGCGGGGACCTGCGGGCCGGCCATGTCGTGGTCGCGGCGGATCTCGGCTCGGCCCAGCGCCTGCTGCGGCCCGAGTTCGGCACAGCCCCCCAGTGGCAGCCGTTCTTCGCCCTGCAGACGATGCCGCATATTACCCTGCAGCTGGAGCTGACCGAACCGCTGCTGCCGGAGGACCGGACCGAGTTCGGGCCGGGGACGATCTGGGGCAGCTTCACGGAGCAGTCCCGCACGACCTTCCGGCATGTGCCGGGGCGGGTCTCGGCGATCCTCACCCCCTCCGACGAGCTCATGGCTCTGACCGACGAAGAGATCTTCGAGCGGGCATGTCTGGATGCCGTGCGGCTCGGCCTGGAGCTGCGCCCGAAAGTCACCGAGTACCGGGTCATCCGCAGCCGGGATCTCTTCTACTCGGTGCAGCCCGGCAACGACCGGCACCGGCCGGAACAGCGGACTGGGGTGCCAGGGCTGACCCTTGCCGGCGATTACATCCGGCAGTCCATGTACACGACCATGGAGGGAGCGGTGAGATCAGGCCTACTGGCGGCGGAAGCCGTCATCGAGGCGCTTCAGACTCAGGCCTAA
- a CDS encoding PspA/IM30 family protein encodes MGIFGRIKNIAVADVNDFLDGLENPVSMVKQYIREVEEAAVQAQQAYANQLVAERQVDGLIAEAQKAVAKRTRQAELAVDQGEDGIAALALQEKLVQQQRLQTYLDQKELLAGQTAVLNEELTKLKDLHAVLQDKLLFLTSRANAAQAIQNANAALRSFDTNKIAGGLARIEAGIWRSEAQASAARHVQGVFGGGAPVNAGLAADVQEELKKLKAARSQG; translated from the coding sequence ATGGGTATCTTCGGAAGAATCAAGAACATTGCGGTGGCTGACGTGAACGATTTCCTCGACGGTCTCGAGAATCCGGTCAGCATGGTGAAGCAGTACATCCGCGAGGTGGAAGAAGCGGCGGTTCAGGCGCAGCAGGCTTACGCCAACCAGCTTGTGGCCGAGCGCCAGGTGGATGGACTGATTGCCGAAGCGCAGAAGGCCGTTGCGAAGCGTACGCGCCAGGCGGAATTGGCGGTCGATCAGGGCGAGGACGGCATTGCGGCACTGGCCCTGCAGGAGAAGCTCGTGCAGCAGCAGCGCCTTCAGACGTACCTGGATCAAAAGGAGCTCCTCGCCGGCCAGACGGCGGTGCTGAACGAAGAGCTGACGAAGCTGAAGGATCTGCATGCGGTGCTTCAGGACAAGCTGCTCTTCCTGACTTCGCGGGCGAACGCCGCGCAGGCGATCCAGAACGCGAATGCGGCGCTGCGCTCCTTCGATACGAACAAGATCGCAGGCGGACTGGCCCGGATCGAAGCGGGGATCTGGCGCAGTGAAGCACAGGCATCTGCGGCCCGCCACGTGCAGGGCGTGTTCGGCGGAGGCGCTCCTGTGAACGCAGGTCTTGCGGCGGACGTGCAGGAAGAATTGAAGAAGCTGAAGGCTGCCCGCTCGCAGGGATAA
- the corA gene encoding magnesium/cobalt transporter CorA, with the protein MLRICAVTTNRQFLPSISLGELGSPGLLWYWVDFNSPTEEEAMLLDRHFHFHPLAVEDCFYLLQRPKLDHYEEVHFMIMHSLDPLKLAVREVDMFIGPNFVVTFHKEALKELDEAWARIQRKDNWKKGHLYAAYSVMDKLVDQYFPAIHELEDQLLGIETRPRKRSVQMLMDEVFEIRSRLLKLRRTIVPMRDLLYRVINSDRIEGIREQMYYFTDVYDHLLKLSEMIDSNREVTADMRDHYISVNANRMNTIMKTLTVITTIFMPLTFIAGIYGMNFEYMPELSWHGAYYAVLGVMFGLGFGMFLWFRRKGWFE; encoded by the coding sequence ATGCTGCGCATCTGCGCTGTAACGACCAACCGGCAGTTTCTGCCGTCGATCTCCCTGGGGGAGCTGGGAAGTCCCGGCCTGCTCTGGTACTGGGTCGACTTTAACTCGCCGACGGAAGAAGAAGCGATGCTGCTCGATCGGCATTTTCACTTTCATCCGCTGGCCGTGGAGGATTGTTTCTATCTCCTGCAGCGGCCGAAGCTCGACCATTACGAGGAAGTACACTTCATGATTATGCATTCGCTGGACCCGCTGAAGCTGGCCGTCCGGGAGGTGGACATGTTCATCGGACCGAACTTCGTCGTGACCTTCCACAAGGAGGCGCTGAAGGAGCTTGATGAGGCGTGGGCGAGAATCCAGCGGAAGGACAATTGGAAGAAAGGCCATCTTTACGCGGCATACTCTGTCATGGATAAATTAGTGGATCAATACTTCCCTGCCATTCATGAGCTGGAGGACCAGCTGCTCGGTATTGAGACGAGACCGCGCAAACGGTCGGTGCAGATGCTGATGGACGAAGTGTTCGAGATCCGCTCCCGCCTGCTGAAGCTGCGCAGGACCATTGTACCGATGCGCGACCTGCTCTACCGGGTGATCAACTCGGACCGGATCGAGGGGATCCGGGAGCAGATGTACTATTTTACCGATGTCTATGATCACCTGCTGAAACTCTCGGAGATGATCGACTCGAACCGTGAGGTGACAGCCGATATGCGGGACCATTACATCTCGGTGAACGCCAACCGGATGAACACGATCATGAAGACGCTCACGGTGATCACCACGATCTTCATGCCGCTCACCTTCATTGCGGGCATCTATGGCATGAACTTTGAGTATATGCCGGAGCTGTCCTGGCACGGGGCCTACTATGCGGTGCTTGGGGTGATGTTTGGGCTGGGCTTCGGCATGTTCCTGTGGTTTCGCCGCAAAGGCTGGTTCGAGTGA
- the bacA gene encoding undecaprenyl-diphosphate phosphatase, with amino-acid sequence MSDILNAIIMGIVEGLTEFLPVSSTGHMILTAHLLGFEGDRAKTFEVVVQLGAVLAVLVLYWRRFLGFLDVRPGFMKRPGINAVHVALAMIPAVVIGLLFRDQIKEFLFGPNPVLYSLVAGGVLMIVAEKARVRVTSETMDDITYKQALGIGLFQCLALWPGFSRSGSTMSGGMLLGTSQKAAAEFTFIVSVPMMFAASGYDLYKSREFLTMADLPLFLIGLAASFIVGMLAIVTFLNAIKKLKLSYFAYYRFALAAIFFVILYL; translated from the coding sequence TTGAGTGACATTTTGAATGCGATCATTATGGGTATCGTGGAGGGCTTGACCGAGTTCCTGCCGGTCTCCTCCACCGGTCACATGATTCTGACCGCGCATCTGCTCGGCTTCGAAGGCGACAGGGCGAAGACGTTCGAGGTCGTTGTGCAGCTGGGGGCCGTGCTTGCGGTGCTCGTGCTGTATTGGCGCCGGTTCCTCGGCTTCCTGGATGTCCGTCCGGGTTTCATGAAGCGTCCGGGCATCAATGCGGTGCATGTGGCCCTGGCCATGATTCCGGCCGTGGTGATCGGACTTTTGTTCCGCGACCAGATCAAGGAATTTCTGTTCGGTCCGAACCCGGTGCTTTACAGTCTCGTGGCAGGCGGGGTGCTTATGATTGTGGCCGAAAAAGCACGGGTGCGCGTCACTTCCGAGACAATGGATGACATTACATACAAGCAGGCGCTCGGCATCGGCCTGTTCCAGTGTCTGGCCTTGTGGCCCGGCTTCTCGCGTTCGGGCTCCACGATGTCCGGCGGCATGCTGCTCGGTACGAGCCAGAAGGCGGCAGCCGAGTTTACGTTTATCGTATCCGTGCCGATGATGTTCGCCGCATCGGGGTACGACCTGTACAAGAGCCGCGAATTTCTCACCATGGCTGACCTCCCCCTGTTCCTGATCGGTCTGGCCGCTTCCTTCATCGTCGGGATGCTGGCGATCGTCACCTTCCTTAACGCCATCAAGAAGCTGAAACTGAGCTATTTCGCTTACTACCGCTTTGCTCTTGCCGCTATTTTCTTTGTTATTTTGTATCTGTAA
- a CDS encoding DUF1294 domain-containing protein produces the protein MIVVFAYLAVINLVGFGLMGSDKSRARKGGRRRVPEKRLFLIAAAGGALGVWIAMRSFRHKTQHRSFVVGIPAILAVQVLAGLYLFDLVRAG, from the coding sequence TTGATCGTGGTGTTCGCCTATCTCGCCGTCATCAATCTGGTCGGCTTCGGGCTGATGGGCTCCGACAAGTCGCGGGCCCGCAAGGGCGGACGGCGGAGGGTGCCGGAGAAGCGGCTGTTCCTGATTGCGGCGGCGGGAGGTGCGCTCGGAGTCTGGATCGCGATGCGTTCCTTCCGGCACAAGACCCAGCACCGGAGCTTCGTCGTGGGCATTCCGGCGATTCTGGCGGTTCAAGTGCTGGCAGGACTGTATCTATTCGATCTGGTCCGGGCCGGATAG
- a CDS encoding sensor histidine kinase, translated as MKTRWKSLLERFRGEDMFGRTQRRLTLVYSGVLMLFLGVFILIFYSILHYMIWKDQERETNALADQELQAIVKYLGTYGRFDARTLEAEGVLSGAEDGLFHYIVSPSGELLYGQEADRRMRPELLSLVNRGGIGFAGMYQESLRYSGDRMGGEGRRPPRGYKRGMDQDQPMELRLLVAERPIQAGGQQFGTLYIGKNVSYHYVLFSWLRYLLAGLGLLFFGVALYISHRMSRRAMVPIQASYTKQREFVADASHELRTPLSVMLSSIDALEMEQTEETDPFSRKLLSGMKEEVKRMSRLVGDLLTLARSDMPEYRLQRELFDLEPYARSAAESMQGLAAAKGIRLEAAFSGSLQIVGDAERLKQLLYILLDNAVKYTPEGGEVRLSLRAEGSEAARRLVLEVQDTGIGIAPEDRLRIFDRFYRADKARNRQQGGHGLGLAIAKWIVDAHGGSIAVESAPGRGSAFNVRLPAAREM; from the coding sequence TTGAAGACTAGATGGAAAAGTCTGCTGGAGCGGTTCAGGGGAGAGGATATGTTCGGGCGCACCCAGCGCCGGCTTACGCTCGTGTACAGCGGCGTGCTGATGCTGTTCCTCGGGGTCTTCATCCTGATCTTCTACTCGATCCTCCACTACATGATCTGGAAGGACCAGGAGCGGGAGACGAACGCCCTCGCGGATCAGGAGCTCCAGGCGATTGTGAAGTATCTCGGAACGTATGGGCGGTTCGACGCCCGGACCCTCGAGGCCGAAGGTGTGCTGTCCGGTGCGGAGGACGGGCTCTTCCACTACATCGTCAGCCCGTCCGGGGAGCTGCTCTACGGGCAGGAGGCGGACCGCCGCATGCGGCCTGAGCTGCTCTCGCTGGTGAACCGGGGCGGCATCGGCTTCGCGGGCATGTACCAGGAGTCGCTTCGCTATTCCGGGGACCGCATGGGCGGGGAGGGCCGCCGTCCGCCGAGGGGCTACAAGCGCGGCATGGATCAGGACCAGCCGATGGAGCTCCGGCTCCTGGTGGCGGAACGGCCGATCCAGGCGGGCGGGCAGCAGTTCGGCACCCTCTACATCGGCAAGAACGTGTCCTACCACTACGTGCTGTTCTCCTGGCTGAGGTACCTGCTGGCGGGACTGGGCCTGCTCTTCTTCGGGGTGGCGCTGTATATCAGTCACCGGATGTCGCGGCGGGCGATGGTCCCGATCCAGGCCTCCTATACGAAGCAGCGGGAGTTCGTCGCCGATGCTTCCCATGAGCTGCGGACCCCGCTCAGCGTCATGCTGTCGTCCATCGACGCGCTGGAGATGGAGCAGACGGAGGAGACCGACCCGTTCTCGCGCAAGCTCCTCTCGGGCATGAAGGAAGAGGTGAAGCGGATGAGCCGTCTGGTCGGCGACCTGCTCACGCTCGCCCGCTCCGACATGCCGGAGTACCGGCTGCAGCGGGAGCTCTTCGACCTGGAGCCGTATGCCCGGAGCGCCGCGGAGTCGATGCAGGGACTCGCCGCGGCGAAGGGCATCCGGTTGGAGGCCGCTTTCTCCGGCTCCCTGCAGATAGTAGGGGATGCCGAGCGGCTCAAGCAGCTGCTCTACATCCTGCTCGACAACGCGGTGAAGTACACGCCGGAGGGCGGAGAGGTCCGCCTGAGCCTTCGGGCGGAAGGCAGCGAAGCGGCCCGCCGGCTGGTTCTGGAGGTGCAGGATACCGGCATCGGCATAGCGCCGGAGGACCGGCTCCGGATCTTCGACCGCTTCTACCGGGCCGACAAGGCGAGGAACCGGCAGCAGGGCGGCCACGGCCTCGGGCTTGCCATCGCGAAGTGGATTGTGGATGCACATGGCGGATCGATTGCCGTGGAGAGCGCCCCGGGAAGAGGCAGCGCCTTCAACGTCAGGCTGCCCGCGGCAAGGGAAATGTGA
- a CDS encoding response regulator transcription factor, translated as MNILLAEDDDRLGELVAHMLKKKAGYRVDWVMTGEDAYDYAKAAHYDIVILDWMMPGGDGVEACRRLRRSGYTGAVLMLTAKDALQDRIEGLDAGADDYLVKPFEIDELLARLRALSRRNYAPLKEETVTIGGILLNRTGCTVQLGEETIQLTPREFQLLDLLACNKGQVLSREVLLDRIWGYDAEVSAKTVDATVKLLRKKLEPLGGQELVQSVRGVGYKLED; from the coding sequence ATGAACATTCTGCTTGCGGAAGACGATGACCGGCTCGGTGAACTCGTCGCACACATGCTGAAGAAGAAAGCGGGATACCGCGTGGATTGGGTCATGACGGGTGAAGATGCCTACGATTATGCGAAGGCGGCCCATTACGATATTGTGATACTCGATTGGATGATGCCCGGTGGCGACGGGGTGGAGGCATGCCGCAGGCTGCGCCGCTCCGGCTACACGGGCGCGGTGCTTATGCTGACAGCCAAGGATGCGCTGCAGGACCGGATTGAGGGGCTCGATGCGGGGGCGGACGACTACCTCGTGAAGCCGTTCGAGATCGATGAGCTGCTGGCCCGCCTGCGTGCGCTCTCCCGGCGCAATTATGCGCCGCTCAAGGAAGAGACGGTGACCATCGGCGGGATTCTGCTGAACCGGACAGGCTGTACGGTCCAGCTGGGGGAGGAGACGATCCAGCTGACGCCGCGGGAATTCCAGCTGCTGGATCTGCTCGCGTGCAACAAAGGGCAGGTGCTGTCGAGGGAGGTGCTGCTGGACCGGATCTGGGGATACGATGCGGAGGTGTCGGCGAAGACCGTCGACGCCACAGTGAAGCTGCTGCGCAAGAAGCTGGAGCCGCTCGGCGGACAGGAACTGGTGCAGAGCGTACGCGGGGTGGGATACAAGCTTGAAGACTAG
- a CDS encoding TetR/AcrR family transcriptional regulator, which produces MARRRKETAPEDLLETRKRIVATAHRLFMELGYRAVSTRVIADACGLTQPALYHHFADKQELYLEVIREILAKNGEALERIRQSGEPLEERLRRAAAYLLLHAPPNMNVMFHDMRHELDEASRASVHEWFRQGFVGPLAALFGEGQREGRLKSREEGGADPFSSAFLLLSISRSMLNTDLEREAGEGEQELREKTASERAALIVNILLHGMVRRTGESAG; this is translated from the coding sequence ATGGCCCGCAGACGAAAGGAAACCGCTCCGGAGGATCTGCTGGAGACGCGCAAACGGATTGTGGCGACAGCCCACCGGCTGTTCATGGAGCTCGGATACCGGGCGGTATCGACCCGGGTGATCGCAGATGCCTGCGGGCTGACGCAGCCGGCGCTGTATCACCATTTTGCCGATAAGCAGGAGCTCTACCTGGAGGTGATCCGGGAGATTCTTGCGAAGAACGGCGAGGCACTGGAGCGGATCCGGCAGAGCGGGGAACCGCTGGAAGAGCGGCTTCGCCGGGCCGCCGCCTATCTGCTGCTCCATGCACCGCCGAATATGAACGTGATGTTCCACGATATGCGGCACGAACTCGATGAGGCTTCGCGTGCGTCCGTGCATGAGTGGTTCCGGCAGGGCTTTGTCGGACCGCTGGCCGCCCTCTTCGGGGAAGGGCAGCGGGAAGGCCGGCTGAAGAGCCGGGAGGAAGGCGGGGCCGATCCCTTCTCGTCGGCTTTTCTGCTCCTGAGCATCAGCCGGTCCATGCTGAACACGGACCTGGAGAGAGAGGCGGGGGAAGGGGAGCAGGAGCTTCGGGAGAAGACGGCCTCGGAACGGGCCGCCCTGATCGTGAATATTCTGCTGCACGGCATGGTGCGCCGGACCGGAGAGAGCGCCGGGTAA
- a CDS encoding YihY/virulence factor BrkB family protein: MKAVHKGRKPSRGPFSGYSHNGEHREAPGTGAGKPVHKMKLRLFAENLYCRFQDDEVPAMGAQLTYYLILSFFPFLIFVIAVLSFTDFTAKDAIDSISQVLPDLSTQTIREAFSEIQKSQSGSLLSIGLLATLWSASNGVSAVIKSLNKAYDVEEDRPFWKVKLISIAFTLVLAVVIVFAFVMLVFGRLIGETIYKFVHLPGSFDVIWGVAQYAIPLATMIVVFMLLYSYVPNLRLTFKEVLPGAIFATVGWVVTSLLFSFYVNNFGNYTKTYGSIGGIIVLLTWLYLSSIIIILGGEINATLHFDRNGKQKAACKKFALSLPIGKKKDKVSS; this comes from the coding sequence ATGAAAGCCGTACATAAAGGCCGCAAGCCCAGCAGGGGTCCATTCAGCGGCTATTCCCATAACGGCGAGCACCGGGAAGCCCCGGGAACGGGGGCGGGCAAGCCTGTACACAAGATGAAGCTGCGGCTCTTCGCCGAAAACCTGTACTGCCGGTTTCAGGACGATGAGGTCCCGGCCATGGGCGCACAGCTCACTTATTACCTCATCCTGTCCTTCTTCCCCTTCCTGATCTTCGTGATCGCCGTCCTCAGCTTCACGGATTTTACGGCCAAAGACGCCATAGACAGCATCTCCCAGGTACTGCCGGACCTCTCGACGCAAACCATCCGGGAGGCCTTCTCCGAAATTCAGAAATCCCAGAGCGGCTCCCTGCTCTCGATCGGTCTGCTGGCCACTCTCTGGTCGGCCTCCAACGGGGTCAGCGCCGTCATCAAATCGCTGAATAAAGCGTATGACGTGGAAGAAGACCGTCCGTTCTGGAAGGTGAAGCTGATCTCGATCGCCTTCACGCTCGTGCTCGCCGTCGTGATTGTGTTCGCCTTCGTCATGCTGGTGTTCGGCCGGCTGATCGGCGAGACGATCTACAAGTTTGTGCACCTGCCGGGGTCCTTCGATGTGATCTGGGGGGTCGCCCAGTACGCCATTCCGCTCGCGACGATGATCGTCGTCTTCATGCTCCTCTACAGCTATGTGCCGAATCTGCGGCTTACCTTCAAGGAAGTGCTGCCGGGCGCCATCTTCGCCACCGTCGGCTGGGTCGTCACCTCGCTGCTCTTCTCCTTCTACGTCAACAACTTCGGGAACTACACGAAGACGTACGGGAGTATCGGAGGCATCATCGTCCTGCTGACCTGGCTCTACCTGTCGAGCATCATCATTATTCTCGGCGGTGAGATCAACGCCACGCTGCACTTTGACCGCAACGGAAAACAAAAGGCGGCCTGCAAGAAATTCGCGTTGTCCCTGCCCATCGGGAAGAAGAAGGACAAGGTCTCATCCTGA
- a CDS encoding GGDEF domain-containing protein: MITLKYFGRLTTTGIVLLVHTSYIIYYYFRDGTVDPADLLGYPLFVFLSWWAGLQYDRAKYYSEKDTLTQLYNRRFVTESYGRMAALAQRNGARLYLMVIDCDNFKEINDKYSHHTGDQVLQAISRLLVRHTRQSDITARWGGDEFVVIGQYKDEEGLQAMLRRLEAECARLSGELGVPVTVSIGSSLYPDDSADLFELIQTADRRMYQAKAAKKSSLHLVP; this comes from the coding sequence GTGATTACCTTGAAATACTTCGGCAGACTGACAACAACCGGTATCGTTCTCCTCGTCCATACTTCTTATATTATCTACTACTATTTCCGTGACGGTACGGTCGACCCCGCGGACCTGCTCGGGTATCCCCTGTTCGTGTTCCTGTCCTGGTGGGCCGGACTGCAGTATGACCGGGCCAAGTACTACAGCGAGAAGGATACGCTGACCCAGCTCTATAACCGGCGCTTCGTCACCGAATCGTACGGCCGGATGGCGGCCCTTGCGCAGCGGAACGGGGCCAGGCTGTACCTGATGGTGATCGACTGCGACAACTTCAAGGAGATCAACGACAAGTACAGCCACCATACCGGGGACCAGGTGCTGCAGGCGATCAGCCGCCTTCTCGTCCGCCATACGCGGCAGAGCGATATCACCGCCCGTTGGGGAGGCGACGAGTTTGTCGTGATCGGCCAGTACAAAGACGAAGAGGGGCTGCAGGCGATGCTCAGACGGCTGGAGGCCGAATGCGCCCGGCTGTCCGGTGAGCTGGGCGTGCCTGTCACCGTCTCGATCGGCTCGTCCTTGTACCCTGACGATTCGGCGGATCTGTTCGAGCTGATTCAGACAGCGGACCGCCGCATGTATCAGGCCAAGGCGGCCAAGAAAAGTTCCCTTCATCTGGTTCCTTGA